The following proteins are encoded in a genomic region of Acidobacteriota bacterium:
- a CDS encoding aldehyde dehydrogenase family protein, producing the protein MSKTTVKKYKNYIGGEWVASSSGEWFDNVNPADTTDVIGRFPASNADDVNAAVEAAKNAATRWRRTPAPKRAEILFTLGEILRKNKETFTQQMTREMGKVLKEAGGDVQEAIDCTYYTAGEGRRLHGFTTPAEMPNKFAACVRQPVGICGLITPFNFPMAIPSWKLIPALVCGNTVVIKSGEDVPLSTINLVKSCEEAGIPAGVVNVVNGFGKAGEALVGHDDVRLVSFTGSTKTGRIIAEQCARDNKIVSLEMGGKNAIIVMDDADVDNAVEGSLWGAFGTSGQRCTASSRLIVHKKIYKKFCEKLVAKVKQLRVGNGLDPKTEVGPVINERAMDKIHGYIEIGKNHDKATLACGGNRLTKGAYKNGYFIEPTVFTDVKRGMRIEQEEIFGPVTSVVPFSTLDEAIDIVNGVQYGLSSAIYTQDVNQAFYAMQELYTGICYVNSATIGAEVHLPFGGTKGTGNGHREAGTQVLDIFTEWKSLYVDYSGKLQKAQIDAVEI; encoded by the coding sequence ATGTCCAAAACAACAGTCAAAAAGTACAAGAATTATATCGGCGGCGAGTGGGTTGCGTCTTCTTCGGGCGAATGGTTTGATAACGTAAATCCGGCTGATACGACGGATGTGATCGGCCGTTTTCCTGCTTCTAATGCCGACGACGTAAACGCTGCCGTCGAGGCCGCAAAGAACGCCGCGACCCGCTGGCGTCGCACACCAGCACCGAAAAGGGCTGAGATACTTTTTACGCTTGGCGAGATCCTACGCAAGAATAAAGAAACGTTTACACAGCAAATGACCCGCGAAATGGGTAAGGTGCTCAAGGAAGCGGGCGGCGATGTGCAGGAAGCGATCGATTGCACCTACTACACCGCGGGCGAAGGCCGACGCTTGCACGGATTTACGACGCCGGCAGAGATGCCGAATAAATTTGCGGCGTGCGTTCGCCAGCCGGTTGGTATCTGCGGTCTTATCACGCCGTTCAATTTCCCGATGGCGATACCTTCGTGGAAGCTGATCCCTGCTCTTGTGTGCGGTAACACCGTCGTGATCAAATCAGGCGAAGACGTGCCGCTTTCGACGATCAATCTCGTCAAATCATGCGAAGAGGCCGGTATTCCGGCAGGTGTCGTTAATGTTGTCAACGGATTTGGCAAGGCTGGCGAAGCCCTCGTCGGCCACGACGACGTGAGGTTGGTATCATTCACCGGTTCGACCAAAACCGGGCGAATCATCGCCGAGCAATGTGCCCGTGACAACAAGATCGTCAGCCTTGAAATGGGCGGCAAGAACGCAATCATCGTCATGGACGATGCCGATGTCGACAACGCCGTCGAAGGCTCCCTGTGGGGAGCATTCGGGACGAGCGGTCAGCGTTGTACGGCATCTTCGCGGCTCATCGTTCACAAGAAGATCTACAAAAAGTTCTGCGAAAAGCTGGTCGCAAAGGTCAAGCAGCTTCGGGTCGGCAACGGCCTCGATCCAAAGACCGAGGTCGGGCCGGTTATCAACGAACGTGCGATGGACAAGATCCATGGCTACATCGAGATCGGCAAAAATCATGACAAAGCGACTCTCGCATGCGGCGGAAACCGTCTGACGAAAGGTGCGTATAAAAACGGCTATTTCATTGAACCGACGGTTTTCACAGACGTAAAACGCGGAATGCGGATCGAGCAGGAAGAGATCTTCGGCCCGGTCACGAGCGTCGTCCCGTTCTCGACCCTCGACGAAGCCATCGACATCGTCAATGGGGTTCAATATGGACTCTCGTCGGCCATCTACACGCAGGACGTCAATCAGGCTTTCTACGCGATGCAGGAACTATACACTGGCATCTGCTACGTAAACTCAGCAACGATCGGAGCCGAAGTTCATCTGCCGTTCGGCGGCACAAAAGGCACCGGAAACGGCCACCGCGAAGCCGGAACACAGGTTCTCGACATTTTCACCGAGTGGAAATCGCTGTATGTTGACTACTCCGGCAAATTGCAGAAAGCTCAGATCGATGCGGTTGAGATTTAG
- a CDS encoding XdhC family protein, translated as MNKEFEFWQFIASHLKDGERVMLLVVATSSGSSPGRSGYKMAVSADGELCGSIGGGVMEVNLVEQSRGLLSDPGGTANGFPAATLVEQVHQKNSTDPSGMICSGKQTVILKRLTSDDAATIDSIAANLLQRNTAAFEISNVKFQIVENETDRSRRRFSRTSESEFVYTETLGTENRLFIIGGGHCALALSELMSKLDFRISIFDDRPDLNTIEKNEFADEITIVDGYENIGNHIPGGDNVYVVVMTLGYRYDEIVIRSLFSHNFKYFGVLGSRAKMNALMTGLEKEGFDTEKLAQIHTPIGLPINSRTPEEIAVSIAAELIKIKNQ; from the coding sequence ATGAATAAGGAATTTGAGTTTTGGCAATTCATCGCCTCTCATCTAAAAGATGGCGAGCGGGTGATGTTGCTCGTTGTTGCGACAAGCAGCGGCAGCAGTCCGGGTCGATCTGGTTATAAGATGGCCGTTTCGGCGGACGGCGAATTGTGCGGCAGCATAGGCGGCGGCGTGATGGAGGTGAATCTCGTCGAGCAAAGCCGAGGCCTCTTGTCAGATCCGGGAGGAACGGCGAATGGGTTCCCCGCAGCGACTTTAGTAGAACAGGTTCACCAAAAGAACTCAACAGATCCGAGCGGCATGATCTGTTCAGGAAAGCAGACGGTCATTCTCAAACGACTTACATCTGACGACGCTGCCACGATCGACTCGATAGCCGCGAATCTGCTCCAACGAAATACAGCCGCATTTGAGATTTCAAACGTGAAATTTCAAATTGTCGAGAATGAAACTGACCGATCGCGACGTCGTTTCTCAAGAACAAGCGAATCCGAATTCGTATATACCGAAACTCTTGGCACAGAAAACAGACTCTTTATCATCGGCGGCGGACATTGTGCGTTGGCGTTGAGCGAACTGATGTCGAAACTAGATTTTCGTATCAGCATCTTCGACGACCGGCCCGATCTGAATACGATCGAGAAGAACGAGTTTGCCGACGAGATCACTATCGTTGACGGTTACGAAAATATCGGCAATCACATTCCTGGTGGCGACAACGTTTACGTCGTCGTGATGACCCTCGGTTACAGGTACGACGAGATCGTCATCCGCTCGCTTTTTTCTCACAATTTCAAATATTTCGGCGTTCTTGGCAGCCGAGCAAAAATGAATGCGTTGATGACAGGCCTCGAAAAAGAAGGGTTCGACACAGAAAAACTCGCCCAAATTCATACCCCGATCGGCCTGCCGATCAACAGCCGAACGCCCGAGGAGATCGCCGTTTCGATCGCGGCGGAGTTAATAAAAATAAAAAATCAGTAG
- a CDS encoding TonB family protein, protein MFDKLIESEPVGAEFKSRRNYFLTSTAVVGILFISAVVISIYASDYGIGNAHLDLTEMIAPVEMAAVAPEPPKPRVPTAPTQAKSVLPTRTVNMARVDEPTIVPTTVSTARNTDVARPDGRFQISTVNTDPVGPPAGEPVVNRPTGPSGPSLVADDGPVAETPRPEPPPVVAKKPEPPRGPVSGGVVNGNATSLPKPIYSAAAKAVGAQGQVKVQVLIDESGHVVSASAVSGHPLLKPDAERAARNARFTPTRLSGIAVKVTGVIIYNFTR, encoded by the coding sequence ATGTTTGATAAATTGATCGAATCTGAACCAGTCGGTGCGGAGTTCAAAAGCCGCCGAAACTATTTTCTCACCTCGACCGCCGTCGTTGGGATATTGTTTATCTCGGCAGTAGTCATTAGTATCTACGCCTCGGATTACGGTATCGGCAATGCACATCTCGACCTGACGGAAATGATCGCACCGGTCGAAATGGCCGCTGTCGCCCCTGAACCACCGAAGCCTCGCGTTCCGACGGCCCCGACGCAGGCCAAGAGCGTGCTGCCCACGCGAACGGTGAATATGGCCCGTGTTGACGAGCCGACCATTGTGCCGACGACGGTCTCGACAGCTCGCAACACAGATGTCGCACGGCCCGACGGCCGATTCCAGATCAGTACCGTCAATACCGATCCAGTGGGCCCGCCCGCCGGTGAACCAGTAGTAAACCGTCCGACCGGCCCAAGCGGCCCCAGCCTCGTGGCAGATGATGGCCCGGTGGCAGAAACGCCTAGACCGGAACCTCCGCCGGTTGTCGCCAAAAAGCCCGAACCGCCACGCGGCCCGGTATCCGGCGGTGTCGTTAATGGCAACGCGACAAGCCTGCCCAAGCCGATCTATTCTGCCGCTGCCAAAGCTGTCGGAGCACAAGGCCAGGTTAAAGTGCAGGTTTTGATAGATGAATCGGGACACGTCGTCTCGGCAAGCGCGGTCAGCGGACATCCGCTCTTGAAACCCGACGCCGAACGAGCGGCAAGAAACGCTCGATTCACGCCGACACGGCTATCAGGGATAGCGGTCAAGGTCACGGGCGTTATCATTTACAACTTTACTCGGTAA
- the recQ gene encoding DNA helicase RecQ, translated as MSIIEAREILKHRFGYDEFRMNQESAIGAVFALNDCVVLMPTGGGKSLCYQIPALMLDGLTVVISPLIALMKDQVDALRSNGVEAAFLNSTQSSREQVDVFQDVRSGKLKLLYVAPERLLQSGDQFLEFLREINISLFAIDEAHCISSWGHDFRPEYLRLATLKKEFPTIPLIALTATADKLVRKDIFERLNIPNAELFLSSFNRPNIYYGVEPKRNSYSQLLDHLEKRKDESGIIYCLSRSSVDSLAADLRDEGFSALSYHAGLDKQTRDKHQESFLKDETKIIVATIAFGMGIDKSNVRFVVHMDLPKNVESYYQETGRAGRDGLQSDALLFFSWADVIKLKRFAAVEGNAVQSAIMLKKLDLMGKFGELTTCRRRFLLNYFSEESTEDCGNCDNCTTVVERFDGTVIAQKALSAVYRTDQRFGMSYLIDFLRGSQAKTIRDEHKNIKTYGVGADISKDSWFSYFKDLIAQGYLAQTDGEYPVIVLTETSMDVLAGKTPVDLIKVKVKEAKKTKLVADVSHPYIQALFDDLRRLRANFAKHENVPPYVVFSDATLIEMSTYLPQSDWEMRKISGVGDLKFDKYGADFLAEIRKYCLANSLTSRIDLRVTKREPRKRTKRDVLGKDTYHVSLDLFRDGKSISAIAKERNLSVSTIENHLSRFVATGEIALDQFVSLEKVDPIRAAILKFSDGNALSPIKEYLGEDYSYGEIRAVMASMGAI; from the coding sequence ATGAGCATCATCGAAGCCAGAGAAATACTAAAACATCGCTTCGGGTACGACGAATTCCGGATGAATCAGGAATCGGCGATCGGGGCTGTATTTGCGCTCAACGATTGTGTTGTGCTGATGCCTACTGGCGGAGGGAAGTCGTTGTGTTATCAGATACCGGCGTTGATGCTCGATGGATTGACCGTTGTTATTTCTCCGCTGATCGCTTTAATGAAGGACCAAGTTGACGCGTTAAGAAGCAACGGTGTCGAAGCGGCGTTCTTGAATTCGACTCAGTCTTCGCGAGAGCAGGTTGATGTATTTCAGGATGTTCGAAGCGGGAAATTAAAACTGCTCTATGTCGCTCCCGAACGTTTGCTGCAGAGCGGCGATCAGTTCCTCGAGTTTCTCCGTGAGATCAATATTTCGCTGTTCGCGATCGACGAGGCGCACTGTATTTCGAGTTGGGGGCACGATTTTCGACCGGAATATTTGCGGCTGGCTACCCTCAAGAAAGAGTTCCCAACGATTCCGCTTATCGCTCTGACCGCGACCGCTGACAAACTCGTTCGCAAAGACATCTTCGAACGGCTTAACATCCCAAACGCCGAGCTTTTTCTTTCGAGCTTTAACCGCCCGAACATCTACTACGGCGTCGAGCCAAAGCGAAACTCGTATAGCCAACTGCTTGATCATCTAGAAAAACGAAAGGACGAGAGCGGTATTATCTATTGCCTGAGCCGCAGTTCTGTGGATTCGCTCGCAGCTGATCTGCGTGACGAGGGATTTAGTGCACTGTCGTATCACGCCGGACTCGATAAACAGACGCGCGACAAACATCAGGAATCTTTTCTGAAAGATGAGACCAAGATCATCGTCGCAACGATCGCATTTGGCATGGGCATCGACAAATCGAACGTGCGATTCGTCGTCCACATGGATCTGCCGAAGAATGTCGAGAGCTATTATCAGGAAACGGGACGTGCCGGACGTGATGGTCTGCAGAGCGATGCCCTGCTCTTCTTCAGCTGGGCTGATGTGATCAAACTCAAACGCTTTGCCGCCGTCGAAGGGAACGCTGTGCAGTCCGCGATCATGCTCAAAAAGCTCGATCTGATGGGTAAATTTGGCGAACTGACGACGTGCCGAAGGCGTTTTTTGCTCAATTACTTTTCCGAAGAATCAACAGAAGATTGCGGCAATTGTGACAATTGCACGACGGTCGTCGAACGTTTTGATGGCACCGTCATCGCTCAGAAAGCGCTCAGCGCAGTTTATCGGACGGATCAGCGGTTCGGTATGAGCTATCTCATCGATTTCCTGCGTGGTTCGCAGGCGAAGACTATCCGCGACGAACACAAGAACATTAAAACCTACGGCGTCGGTGCCGATATTTCGAAGGACAGTTGGTTCAGCTATTTCAAAGACCTGATCGCTCAGGGCTACCTCGCACAAACCGACGGTGAATATCCGGTCATCGTCCTAACCGAAACAAGCATGGACGTGTTGGCCGGAAAAACTCCGGTCGATCTCATCAAGGTTAAGGTCAAGGAAGCGAAGAAAACAAAGCTCGTCGCGGACGTTTCTCATCCATATATTCAGGCGTTGTTCGACGATCTGCGGCGATTAAGAGCAAATTTTGCAAAGCACGAAAACGTGCCGCCATACGTTGTTTTCTCGGATGCCACACTTATCGAAATGTCAACATATCTGCCGCAAAGCGACTGGGAGATGCGAAAGATCTCGGGGGTCGGGGATCTCAAATTCGATAAGTACGGAGCCGATTTTCTCGCTGAGATCAGAAAATATTGCCTCGCCAACAGCCTGACCTCGCGCATCGATTTGAGAGTGACAAAACGCGAGCCGCGAAAACGGACAAAACGCGATGTGCTTGGGAAAGACACATATCATGTTTCTCTCGATCTCTTTCGGGACGGGAAATCGATCTCGGCGATCGCGAAGGAACGCAATCTTTCCGTAAGCACGATCGAAAATCACCTGTCTCGCTTTGTTGCGACCGGTGAGATCGCTCTGGATCAATTTGTCTCGCTCGAAAAGGTCGATCCGATACGTGCCGCAATCTTGAAATTCAGCGACGGCAACGCCCTTTCGCCGATCAAGGAATATTTGGGCGAAGATTACAGCTATGGCGAGATCCGGGCGGTGATGGCGTCGATGGGAGCGATATAA
- a CDS encoding DUF512 domain-containing protein, translating to MYEFAVTPAVTQLRRPGVIITEVTAESLAEELELEPNDRIVKVNGRPVRDYLDFRFQTAGETELIFQVKKTNGETHDIEFDRDEGEDFGLMFEQIVPRQCANECIFCFCKGNPDDARPSLFVRDEDIRLSFLYGNYTTLSSITEDEMNRIVEQRLSPQYVSVHATDLKTRAYLLGVDESRADISDKLQRLLDNDIELHAQVVLCPEINDGPILEKTLRDLASHYPKVVSTAVVPVALTRYNTDKRLTRVTPEFCQRTIKEVEKLQKEFRKTLGVTFAFLGDEIYLKAGAEIPSRRHYGNYPQIEDGVGMIRSFVNAFERLLNRRDAETQSLKNVRTHSSAMLPKGQKPKAKDQGPMSDHGTFLTGEMFAPVLREQIDKYNAQTGARLTVMAVPNGYFGGDVSVAGLLTGQDLVTMKDKVVGDFVVIPRTTIKSDEPIFLDGMSYETLKSQFKVPVYDVDTEGLVEMLSR from the coding sequence ATGTACGAATTTGCCGTTACACCAGCAGTTACACAGCTTCGCCGCCCGGGCGTGATCATTACCGAGGTCACGGCCGAGAGTCTGGCGGAGGAACTGGAACTCGAGCCAAATGACCGGATCGTTAAGGTCAACGGACGGCCTGTGCGTGATTATCTCGATTTTCGTTTTCAGACAGCGGGCGAGACCGAGCTGATATTTCAAGTCAAAAAGACCAACGGCGAGACTCACGACATCGAATTTGACCGCGACGAAGGCGAAGATTTTGGCCTGATGTTTGAGCAGATAGTTCCGCGGCAGTGTGCGAACGAGTGTATCTTCTGCTTCTGCAAAGGCAACCCCGACGACGCTCGTCCGTCACTCTTTGTCCGCGACGAAGACATTCGCCTCTCGTTTCTCTACGGCAATTACACAACTCTCAGCTCTATCACCGAAGACGAGATGAACCGCATCGTAGAGCAGCGTTTGTCGCCGCAATACGTGTCGGTACATGCGACCGATCTCAAAACTCGTGCGTATTTGCTCGGTGTTGACGAATCGCGGGCCGACATTTCAGACAAACTACAGCGTTTGCTGGACAACGATATCGAACTGCACGCTCAGGTCGTGCTTTGCCCCGAGATCAATGACGGGCCCATCCTCGAAAAGACTTTGCGTGACCTTGCTTCTCATTATCCAAAGGTGGTTTCGACCGCCGTCGTTCCAGTTGCGCTCACACGCTACAACACCGACAAGCGTTTGACCCGTGTCACGCCCGAGTTTTGCCAACGGACGATCAAAGAGGTCGAAAAACTGCAGAAAGAGTTTCGAAAAACGCTCGGCGTCACGTTTGCGTTCCTCGGTGACGAGATCTATTTAAAGGCCGGAGCCGAGATACCGTCGCGTCGACATTACGGCAATTACCCGCAGATCGAAGACGGTGTCGGTATGATAAGGTCATTCGTGAATGCGTTCGAGAGGTTGTTGAACCGCCGAGACGCTGAGACACAGAGTTTGAAGAATGTACGGACCCATAGCTCAGCGATGTTGCCGAAAGGTCAAAAACCTAAGGCCAAAGACCAAGGGCCAATGTCCGATCATGGTACCTTTCTCACCGGCGAGATGTTCGCTCCGGTCCTCCGCGAACAGATCGACAAATATAACGCTCAAACGGGGGCGAGACTCACCGTGATGGCCGTTCCAAACGGCTATTTCGGCGGTGATGTCTCTGTGGCGGGATTGCTGACGGGGCAGGATCTCGTGACGATGAAGGACAAGGTCGTCGGAGATTTCGTTGTCATACCTCGCACTACCATCAAATCGGATGAGCCGATCTTCCTCGACGGAATGAGCTACGAAACTCTCAAATCTCAATTCAAAGTACCGGTCTACGATGTCGACACGGAAGGACTCGTCGAGATGCTATCGAGATAA
- the ald gene encoding alanine dehydrogenase has protein sequence MKIGLPKEIKDNEYRVGLTPAGVQALSHAGHTVFVQKTAGEGSGFKDEQYVKAGGQLLDTADEVWQAGDMIVKVKEPVAPEYPRMRENQVLFTYLHLAPELELTKQMMDRKVTGVAYETITQGKRLPLLIPMSEVAGRMSVQVGATYLEKMNGGRGILLGGVPGVPAANVVIIGGGIVGTEAAKMAVGLGAKVTIIDRDLDRLRQLDDIFLSKVQTLASSRYQIEEAISHADLVIGAVLVVGAAAPKLVTRDMLHLIPQGAVLVDVAVDQGGCFETTHATTHSNPTYYEEGVLHYCVANMPGAVPRTSTFALTNATLPYALDLANKGFEQAIKDDAGLAEGVNTYAGKLTYEAVATSQDREYTSLDTLIDLKAAAA, from the coding sequence ATGAAGATCGGATTGCCGAAGGAAATTAAGGATAACGAGTACCGCGTTGGTTTGACGCCGGCGGGTGTTCAGGCATTGTCACACGCGGGGCATACTGTTTTTGTTCAAAAGACGGCGGGCGAGGGCTCGGGGTTTAAGGATGAGCAGTATGTGAAGGCCGGCGGCCAGTTGCTCGACACCGCGGACGAGGTCTGGCAGGCAGGCGATATGATCGTCAAGGTCAAAGAGCCGGTCGCACCTGAATATCCGCGAATGCGCGAGAATCAAGTGCTTTTCACGTATTTGCATCTTGCTCCTGAATTGGAATTGACCAAGCAGATGATGGACCGCAAGGTCACTGGCGTCGCATACGAGACCATTACGCAGGGCAAACGTTTGCCGCTGCTGATCCCGATGTCAGAGGTTGCAGGCCGTATGTCCGTGCAGGTCGGTGCGACTTATCTAGAGAAAATGAACGGCGGCCGCGGCATTTTGCTCGGCGGCGTTCCCGGAGTTCCGGCGGCAAATGTCGTCATTATCGGCGGCGGTATCGTTGGAACCGAGGCTGCGAAAATGGCGGTTGGTTTGGGAGCCAAGGTCACGATCATCGATCGCGATCTCGACCGTCTGCGTCAGCTCGACGATATTTTCCTCTCGAAAGTTCAGACGCTCGCTTCGTCGCGTTACCAGATCGAAGAGGCGATCTCGCATGCCGACCTCGTGATTGGTGCAGTTCTTGTGGTCGGTGCGGCGGCTCCGAAACTGGTAACTCGCGACATGCTGCATTTGATCCCGCAAGGTGCAGTTCTCGTTGACGTTGCTGTCGATCAGGGCGGATGCTTTGAGACTACACATGCCACTACGCACTCGAATCCGACCTATTACGAAGAAGGCGTCCTGCATTATTGCGTCGCAAATATGCCCGGTGCGGTGCCGAGAACTTCGACATTTGCTTTGACCAACGCAACGCTGCCGTATGCTCTCGACCTTGCGAATAAGGGCTTTGAACAAGCGATCAAGGACGATGCAGGTCTTGCAGAAGGCGTTAATACATACGCGGGCAAGCTTACTTACGAGGCTGTCGCGACGTCGCAAGATCGCGAATATACGTCGCTTGATACTCTTATCGATCTGAAAGCGGCTGCAGCCTAA
- a CDS encoding molybdopterin-dependent oxidoreductase, with protein MKNIDSTSHVRGESVYLDDIPVVRGTLYACVFDSPVAHGRLLSVDTSEAERSEGVVRVILAKDIIGENEIGGIVQDEPLLADAEVHFCGMPIAIVVATSEELARKAAKKITAEIDPLEVVTDPRTAAANGDLIVAPKKFVLGDTENAFANCAHVFEGKTEQNGQEHLYIETQGAYAVPTENGGMKVYSSTQGPTAVQRAVCRVTGLAMHEVEVDVQRLGGGFGGKEDQANAWAGVVAVASQLTKRPVKYALHRMEDMRMTGKRHPYSADYKIGLDADLKIVSYEAAFYQNAGASCDLSPPVLERTLFHCTNSYFIPNVTATAYCCRTNLPPNTAFRGFGGPQGMFVIESAIAHAAEKLGVSASEIQRRNLLESGDEFPYGQIAESEATTSWSQADAKFDFAALRREADEFNASSKYFRKGVAAMPVCFGISFTKTPMNQARSLVHVYTDGSVAVSTGAVEMGQGVNTKMAQVAAKVFGMEIGNVRVHTTNTLRIANTSPTAASAAADLNGKATQIACETIRKRLFEVALPLVEASSVDELSIRDGFVHRNGERTSLDWKTLVMDAHLQRVNLSEHSHYATPGIGFDWSTAKGHPFAYHVYGTAIVGVTVDCLRGRYEVDYVKCCHDFGTSMNTAVDLGQIEGGIVQGLGWVTMEEVVYDEKGKLRSNALSTYKVPDIYSVPKDISVVALETTRDNLAIFNSKAVGEPPLMYGIGAYFAIRNAVMAYTDRSPEFDLPFTPEKVLMNLHADD; from the coding sequence ATGAAAAACATCGACTCAACATCACACGTTCGCGGCGAGTCCGTTTATTTGGATGACATTCCGGTTGTCCGAGGTACGCTGTATGCGTGTGTGTTTGATTCGCCGGTTGCTCATGGGAGATTGTTGAGCGTTGATACGAGCGAGGCCGAACGAAGCGAAGGCGTGGTTCGCGTTATCCTTGCAAAAGATATCATCGGCGAAAACGAGATTGGTGGCATTGTGCAGGACGAGCCGCTGTTGGCGGATGCTGAAGTCCATTTCTGCGGCATGCCGATCGCGATCGTGGTGGCGACGAGCGAAGAGCTTGCTCGCAAGGCCGCGAAAAAGATCACGGCCGAGATCGATCCGCTTGAGGTCGTGACCGACCCGCGAACTGCCGCTGCGAATGGCGATCTGATAGTGGCGCCGAAGAAGTTCGTGCTCGGTGATACCGAGAACGCGTTTGCGAATTGTGCTCACGTTTTCGAAGGCAAGACCGAGCAGAACGGGCAGGAGCATCTGTATATTGAGACGCAGGGTGCGTATGCCGTGCCGACCGAGAATGGCGGGATGAAGGTGTATTCTTCGACACAGGGGCCGACAGCTGTGCAGCGGGCGGTTTGTCGTGTGACGGGGCTGGCGATGCATGAGGTCGAGGTCGATGTGCAGCGGTTGGGCGGCGGATTCGGCGGAAAGGAAGATCAGGCGAACGCTTGGGCCGGCGTCGTCGCGGTCGCCTCGCAATTGACCAAACGTCCCGTAAAATATGCCCTTCATCGCATGGAAGACATGCGAATGACGGGCAAGCGGCACCCGTATTCCGCGGATTACAAGATCGGACTCGACGCCGATCTCAAGATCGTCTCCTATGAGGCCGCGTTTTACCAGAACGCCGGAGCCTCGTGCGACCTTTCGCCGCCGGTGCTCGAACGCACGCTCTTTCACTGCACCAACAGCTATTTCATTCCAAACGTCACGGCGACCGCGTATTGCTGCCGCACAAATCTGCCGCCGAACACGGCATTTCGCGGCTTCGGCGGGCCGCAGGGAATGTTCGTGATCGAATCGGCAATTGCACACGCTGCGGAAAAGCTTGGTGTTTCAGCGAGCGAAATTCAACGTCGCAATCTGCTCGAATCGGGCGACGAGTTCCCATACGGCCAGATCGCCGAGAGCGAAGCAACGACATCGTGGTCGCAGGCCGATGCGAAATTTGATTTTGCCGCATTGCGGCGAGAAGCGGACGAATTCAACGCCTCGTCAAAATATTTTCGCAAAGGTGTTGCGGCGATGCCCGTCTGTTTTGGCATCTCATTTACCAAAACGCCGATGAATCAGGCGCGTTCGCTCGTGCATGTTTATACCGACGGCAGCGTCGCCGTCTCGACCGGTGCCGTCGAAATGGGCCAGGGTGTGAACACCAAAATGGCACAGGTTGCTGCAAAGGTCTTTGGCATGGAGATCGGCAATGTCCGCGTTCACACGACCAATACATTACGGATCGCAAATACGTCGCCAACTGCCGCTTCTGCGGCCGCGGATCTCAACGGAAAAGCGACGCAGATCGCGTGTGAGACGATCAGAAAACGGTTGTTCGAAGTGGCTCTCCCGCTCGTTGAGGCATCGAGCGTCGATGAGCTTTCGATTCGCGACGGCTTTGTCCACCGTAACGGCGAACGCACATCGCTCGACTGGAAAACGCTAGTGATGGACGCTCACCTGCAGCGTGTAAATCTAAGCGAACACTCGCACTACGCCACGCCGGGAATCGGTTTTGACTGGTCAACGGCAAAAGGCCATCCGTTCGCATATCACGTTTACGGCACAGCGATCGTCGGCGTGACGGTCGATTGCCTTCGCGGGCGATACGAGGTCGATTATGTTAAATGCTGTCACGATTTCGGCACTTCTATGAACACCGCTGTCGATCTAGGGCAGATCGAAGGCGGCATCGTCCAGGGCCTCGGATGGGTCACGATGGAAGAGGTCGTTTACGATGAAAAAGGCAAGCTCCGGTCGAACGCTCTCTCGACCTATAAGGTGCCCGACATTTATTCCGTACCAAAAGACATTTCGGTTGTCGCTCTCGAAACGACGCGCGACAATCTCGCCATCTTCAACTCAAAAGCCGTCGGCGAACCGCCGCTAATGTACGGCATCGGCGCGTATTTCGCGATACGAAATGCGGTAATGGCATATACCGATCGCTCGCCAGAATTTGACCTTCCATTCACGCCGGAGAAGGTGTTGATGAATCTGCATGCTGATGACTGA